A single window of Malus sylvestris chromosome 5, drMalSylv7.2, whole genome shotgun sequence DNA harbors:
- the LOC126624550 gene encoding uncharacterized protein LOC126624550, with protein MLEFASIDNFCNTTFDPSFVSLSRMLDAMALLIPHLKCNCVQVMKRPGVIIRPLEFEEVNPQGKVEDHKQSGKKQKQKKRNKSNKSKSGSDRIVTKMKELEEKTDRAGMLNLCVLVEIQLP; from the exons ATGCTTGAGTTTGCTTCCATTGATAACTTCTGCAATACCACATTTGATCCGTCTTTTGTTTCCCTAAGCCGGATGTTGGATGCTATGGCGCTTCTCATTCCTCACCTTAAATGCAATTGTGTGCAGGTGATGAAGAGACCCGGTGTAATTATAAGACCGCTCGAGTTTGAGGAGGTGAATCCTCAAGGAAAAGTAGAGGATCACAAACAGAGTGGAAAGAAACAGAAACAGAAAAAGAGGAATAAGAGTAACAAGAGTAAAAGCGGTAGTGACAGAATTGTGACAAAG ATGAAAGAGTTAGAAGAGAAGACAGATCGAGCGGGGATGCTTAATCTATGCGTGCTGGTAGAAATTCAATTGCCATAA
- the LOC126622833 gene encoding uncharacterized protein LOC126622833, with protein sequence MNLDMCKGVGNREKGHISIVFLAHFSCSASRVSTKQKWQKPVNGWLKCNFDGAWDEDGSIGGIGVVVRDENGEFVAAKTMNLSGICSPLLAEILAAREVVDFGRQLAVTQVTFEGDALLVLKALQWDATANNGPCGHSIT encoded by the exons atgaaTTTGGATATG TGTAAGGGAGTTGGGAATAGGGAAAAAG GGCACATATCAATTGTGTTCTTAGcccatttttcttgtagtgcCAGCAGGGTGTCCACCAAGCAGAAATGGCAGAAACCTGTTAACGGGTGGCTCAAATGTAATTTTGATGGTGCTTGGGATGAAGACGGATCTATCGGAGGAATTGGGGTGGTGGTTCGCGATGAGAATGGAGAGTTTGTGGCGGCCAAGACGATGAATCTTTCTGGGATTTGCTCACCTCTGTTGGCAGAGATTCTTGCAGCTCGTGAAGTTGTGGATTTTGGAAGACAACTAGCGGTAACACAAGTGACGTTCGAGGGAGATGCTTTGTTGGTCCTCAAGGCACTACAGTGGGATGCAACAGCCAACAATGGTCCATGTGGGCATTCTATTACATGA